The following are from one region of the Paenibacillus protaetiae genome:
- a CDS encoding radical SAM/SPASM domain-containing protein, which translates to MKKFKKFYMEITSVCNLACSFCPQTQRAKGFINVEDFTQRLDQIRPHTDYIYFHLKGEPLMHPKIGQLLDLSHERGFQVNITTNGTLLHKVKPILLTKPAIRQMNFSLHSFDGHAGSKDKDGYIGSILSFVREALEHTNMIISLRLWNLDENNATNAERQRNREILGAIEQAFELDYRIEERVSPGKGIKLADRVYLNQDYEFDWPDLKAEEDDGKGFCHGLRNQAGILVDGTVVPCCLDGEGVINLGNINETPFSEIVEGERANRLYEGFSRREAVEELCRKCGYRKRFGAGA; encoded by the coding sequence ATGAAAAAATTCAAAAAGTTTTATATGGAAATTACAAGCGTATGCAACTTGGCATGCAGCTTTTGTCCGCAAACGCAGCGGGCTAAAGGATTTATCAACGTTGAAGACTTTACGCAACGGCTGGATCAAATCCGGCCTCACACCGACTATATTTACTTTCATCTGAAGGGCGAGCCGCTGATGCATCCCAAGATCGGCCAACTGCTTGATCTGAGCCATGAGCGGGGCTTCCAGGTGAATATTACGACAAACGGCACGCTGCTTCATAAGGTTAAACCGATTCTTCTGACGAAGCCGGCCATCCGGCAAATGAATTTTTCGCTGCACAGCTTCGACGGTCATGCCGGTTCCAAAGACAAAGACGGTTACATCGGCAGTATTTTATCGTTCGTTAGAGAAGCGCTGGAGCATACGAATATGATTATTTCGCTTCGGCTTTGGAATTTGGACGAAAATAACGCGACCAATGCGGAAAGACAGCGGAACCGCGAAATTTTAGGCGCGATTGAACAAGCGTTCGAGCTGGACTACCGCATCGAGGAGCGGGTATCGCCGGGCAAAGGCATCAAGCTGGCGGACCGGGTTTATTTGAATCAGGATTATGAGTTTGATTGGCCGGATTTGAAAGCCGAAGAGGATGACGGCAAAGGATTTTGCCATGGGCTTCGCAATCAGGCAGGCATTCTGGTGGACGGCACGGTTGTGCCATGCTGCCTGGACGGCGAAGGCGTTATAAATTTGGGCAATATTAACGAGACGCCTTTCTCGGAAATTGTGGAAGGCGAACGGGCTAACCGGCTGTATGAAGGCTTCTCCCGCCGTGAAGCAGTGGAGGAGTTATGCCGCAAATGCGGATACCGCAAACGGTTTGGCGCCGGAGCGTAA
- a CDS encoding MFS transporter: MKKIIWIGSLSYFLIGLAHVVLGAVLPVLLDHYGKAYGLGGTLIFAQFAGFLGGVLLSPLINRSIGKRNGLLLAVGLLLAAEVLYSLLLPWGLLYVVAPIAGFGFGMIEAVIGTIVIAAVTSNAAVAMSRLEVLFGVGAMVMPLAASGLISLGYWRLAFLVIALFAAITFIFWWKSAFGEIDRVLDERVKPSAASKAQSKAKFAYRGKNRVMLVLFILFFFLYVGTEMSLANFLPAFLIRKLQMSEAGSALSVTCFWIAMSFARLFAGYVAEKVQYKVYLLFSCAAAAVLLMLLPLAGQVWSAFAVVALLGLAFSGVFSIALVFVSKMIVGAEEKTPSLMIASGGVGGAVLPLFTGWSMDHMEVNQSIWILALFSIGLFLIIAAVYRSHKQTSQVKEGVQTT; the protein is encoded by the coding sequence ATGAAAAAAATAATATGGATCGGTTCGCTTTCTTATTTTCTGATCGGGCTTGCGCATGTCGTATTGGGGGCTGTGCTTCCGGTTTTGCTGGATCATTACGGCAAAGCTTACGGATTGGGCGGCACGCTGATATTTGCGCAGTTCGCCGGTTTTCTCGGCGGCGTGTTATTGTCGCCGCTTATTAACCGCAGCATTGGCAAACGGAACGGGCTGCTTCTTGCCGTAGGTTTGCTGCTTGCAGCAGAGGTGCTGTACTCGCTGCTGCTGCCATGGGGGTTGTTGTACGTCGTTGCGCCTATCGCCGGATTTGGCTTCGGAATGATTGAAGCTGTCATCGGGACGATTGTAATAGCTGCCGTTACGAGTAATGCGGCAGTGGCGATGAGCCGCCTGGAAGTGCTGTTTGGCGTCGGGGCGATGGTCATGCCGCTTGCTGCAAGCGGTTTAATTTCCTTAGGCTATTGGCGGCTGGCTTTTCTCGTTATTGCCTTGTTCGCAGCCATTACGTTTATTTTCTGGTGGAAAAGCGCTTTCGGAGAAATCGACCGGGTGCTGGATGAACGGGTTAAGCCTTCTGCCGCAAGCAAAGCGCAATCGAAGGCCAAATTCGCCTACAGGGGCAAAAACCGTGTTATGCTTGTTCTGTTTATATTATTTTTCTTTTTGTATGTAGGGACAGAGATGAGCCTTGCCAACTTTTTGCCGGCGTTTCTGATCCGCAAATTGCAAATGTCGGAGGCCGGCTCTGCATTAAGTGTCACCTGCTTCTGGATTGCGATGTCATTTGCCCGGCTGTTTGCAGGATATGTGGCAGAGAAAGTCCAATATAAAGTATATCTGCTGTTCAGCTGCGCCGCCGCCGCCGTTCTTCTTATGCTGCTGCCTTTGGCGGGACAGGTATGGTCGGCTTTTGCCGTGGTAGCGCTGCTTGGCCTGGCGTTCTCCGGCGTATTCTCCATCGCGCTCGTATTCGTCAGCAAGATGATTGTTGGCGCTGAAGAGAAGACGCCCAGCCTGATGATCGCATCCGGCGGCGTAGGGGGAGCGGTTCTGCCGCTGTTTACCGGATGGAGCATGGACCATATGGAGGTCAACCAATCCATATGGATACTCGCGCTCTTCAGCATCGGCCTGTTTCTAATCATTGCGGCGGTTTACCGTTCGCACAAACAAACCTCTCAAGTAAAGGAAGGTGTACAAACAACATGA
- a CDS encoding 2-hydroxyacid dehydrogenase — MMPKVVAAKPLRDEVKTYLKEHVQLLEWEEGNKEDYYAKLAEADGLLTTGGEPITPELLDRAPALKVVSNISVGYNNFDIAAMKARNIIGTNTPGVLDDTVADLIFALMLSAARRVPELDRYVRDGRWHAGDGLNLFGLDVHHRKLGIIGMGRIGEAVARRGKLGFGMDVIYHNRSRSGLAEEQLGAVYKPLNELLQEADFIVLMTPLTPETRGMLGAAEFALMKQTAVFVNASRGQTIDEQALVDALEQRKLYAAGLDVFELEPLPAGHPLTKLDNVVLLPHIGSATEATRLDMAMLAAGNLIDALYGKEPRNIVNELKRG; from the coding sequence ATGATGCCGAAGGTTGTTGCTGCAAAACCTCTGCGTGACGAAGTAAAAACCTATCTGAAGGAACATGTACAGCTGCTGGAATGGGAAGAAGGAAACAAAGAGGACTATTATGCGAAGCTTGCTGAAGCGGACGGGCTGCTGACGACAGGGGGAGAGCCGATTACGCCGGAACTGCTGGACCGGGCACCGGCCCTGAAGGTGGTTAGCAACATCAGCGTCGGCTATAACAATTTTGATATCGCAGCCATGAAGGCGAGAAACATTATTGGCACGAATACGCCGGGTGTGCTGGACGATACGGTGGCGGATCTGATCTTTGCGCTTATGCTGTCGGCAGCGCGCCGGGTGCCGGAGCTTGACCGTTATGTCCGGGATGGCCGCTGGCATGCAGGCGATGGCTTGAACCTGTTTGGGCTGGATGTCCATCACCGGAAGCTTGGCATTATCGGCATGGGCAGAATCGGCGAGGCGGTTGCAAGGCGCGGCAAGCTTGGATTCGGCATGGACGTGATTTACCATAACCGTTCCCGCAGCGGGCTGGCAGAAGAACAGCTTGGCGCAGTTTACAAACCGTTAAACGAGCTGCTCCAGGAGGCGGATTTTATTGTGCTGATGACGCCGCTGACGCCGGAGACACGCGGAATGCTTGGTGCAGCCGAGTTTGCGCTTATGAAGCAGACGGCAGTTTTTGTGAATGCGTCACGCGGGCAAACCATTGATGAACAAGCATTGGTGGATGCGCTGGAACAACGTAAACTTTATGCGGCCGGCCTTGATGTATTTGAACTGGAGCCTCTTCCTGCGGGCCATCCGCTTACGAAGCTCGACAATGTGGTTTTGCTTCCGCATATCGGTTCCGCAACTGAAGCGACGCGGCTGGACATGGCGATGCTGGCCGCCGGCAATTTGATTGACGCCTTGTATGGGAAAGAACCTCGCAATATCGTAAACGAATTGAAGAGAGGATGA
- a CDS encoding Gfo/Idh/MocA family protein — MTKVLKWGILGTGSIASKFTGDLPFSSSGQAYAVGSRTKESAEKFAAKFGIPKAYGSYEELANDPEVDAIYVATPHPYHKDNTLACLRAGKAVLCEKPFTINAGELEEVISYARENKLFLMEGMWTRLLPAVVQVKQWLKEGRIGDVLHVDADFGFRTGFNPASRLFDPNLGGGALLDVGIYPVSFASMIFGSKPQSLASTAFLGETGVDEQFTLLLSYEGGKTASLSGAVRLGLRNDAYIYGTEGSIHVPSFFNAHSAALYQNGEAVETFTDDRTSLGYHYEADEVARCLEEGLLESDAITLDESLAIMKLLDEARQQWGLQYPMES; from the coding sequence ATGACAAAGGTGTTGAAATGGGGCATTTTAGGAACAGGCAGCATTGCTTCAAAATTTACGGGTGATCTTCCTTTTTCCAGCAGCGGACAAGCGTATGCGGTTGGGTCGAGAACGAAAGAAAGTGCGGAAAAGTTTGCCGCTAAATTCGGCATTCCTAAAGCTTATGGCAGCTATGAAGAGCTTGCAAATGATCCGGAAGTTGACGCGATCTATGTGGCGACCCCTCATCCGTACCATAAAGATAATACGCTGGCATGCCTTCGCGCAGGTAAAGCGGTATTATGCGAAAAGCCGTTTACTATTAACGCAGGCGAACTGGAAGAGGTTATTTCCTACGCAAGAGAAAACAAGCTGTTTTTGATGGAAGGCATGTGGACCCGCCTGCTGCCGGCAGTTGTGCAAGTAAAGCAATGGCTGAAAGAAGGGCGTATCGGCGACGTACTCCATGTCGATGCGGATTTTGGCTTCCGGACGGGGTTTAACCCGGCAAGCCGTTTGTTTGATCCGAACCTGGGCGGCGGCGCACTGCTGGACGTAGGCATCTATCCGGTTTCCTTTGCCTCCATGATCTTCGGCAGCAAGCCGCAATCGTTAGCGAGCACGGCTTTTTTGGGCGAAACCGGCGTTGACGAACAGTTTACGCTTCTGCTTTCATATGAGGGCGGCAAAACGGCATCCTTAAGCGGCGCCGTTCGCCTCGGGCTTCGCAATGATGCCTATATCTATGGAACGGAAGGCTCCATCCATGTTCCTTCATTCTTTAATGCCCATTCCGCGGCGCTTTATCAAAACGGCGAGGCGGTGGAGACGTTTACGGATGACCGTACAAGCCTGGGGTACCATTACGAAGCGGATGAAGTAGCGCGTTGTCTGGAGGAAGGCCTGCTGGAAAGCGACGCAATTACGCTGGATGAATCGCTCGCCATTATGAAGCTGCTGGACGAAGCGCGTCAACAATGGGGTTTGCAATACCCGATGGAATCATAA
- the thiD gene encoding bifunctional hydroxymethylpyrimidine kinase/phosphomethylpyrimidine kinase, which yields MTIPKTLTIAGSDTSGGAGIQADLKTFQELGVYGMTVLTTIVAMEPNTWDHLVFPIDLNIVETQLSTVLDGIGFDAMKTGMLGSVDIIELVASRLKKANLSRIVIDPVMVCKGTDEVLQPENTDAMLDVLIPGADLVTPNLFEASQLAKTGPIRSREMMQQAAAVIHEHGAKHVLIKDRGVIEEGKAIDLLYDGKNFVWNEAPVVKTTFTHGAGCTTSAAITAGLAKGLSMHEAVQEGKAFITKAIAGGFPLNQFVGPTLHAAHRLEGAKR from the coding sequence ATGACGATTCCTAAAACATTAACGATTGCAGGCTCGGATACAAGCGGCGGCGCAGGTATTCAAGCTGACCTGAAAACATTCCAGGAGCTGGGCGTATACGGTATGACCGTCCTGACGACGATTGTCGCAATGGAGCCGAATACTTGGGATCACCTCGTATTTCCGATTGATTTGAACATCGTAGAGACCCAGCTTTCCACCGTATTGGACGGCATCGGTTTTGATGCGATGAAGACCGGTATGTTAGGTTCGGTTGATATTATTGAACTGGTTGCATCCCGTTTGAAAAAGGCGAACCTGAGCCGGATTGTTATCGACCCGGTAATGGTTTGCAAAGGCACTGACGAGGTGCTGCAGCCGGAAAATACTGACGCGATGCTGGATGTGCTGATTCCGGGCGCGGATCTCGTTACGCCTAACCTGTTCGAAGCGTCTCAACTTGCCAAAACAGGCCCGATCCGCTCACGCGAGATGATGCAGCAAGCTGCGGCTGTTATTCATGAGCATGGCGCCAAGCATGTGCTGATTAAAGACCGCGGTGTGATCGAAGAGGGCAAAGCAATTGATTTGCTGTACGACGGAAAAAACTTCGTATGGAACGAAGCACCTGTCGTAAAAACGACATTTACGCATGGAGCGGGCTGCACGACTTCCGCTGCAATTACAGCCGGCCTTGCTAAAGGCTTGTCCATGCACGAGGCGGTGCAAGAAGGCAAAGCTTTTATTACAAAAGCCATTGCCGGCGGTTTTCCTCTGAATCAGTTTGTTGGTCCAACCCTCCATGCCGCACACCGGCTTGAAGGCGCAAAACGGTAA
- a CDS encoding cysteine-rich CWC family protein produces MNCPFCGKSGYCGNLNSHPDVPCWCYKAVFPKDVLALIPKELQGKACICPDCLRTLTLSLHPPHD; encoded by the coding sequence ATGAATTGCCCTTTTTGCGGCAAGTCCGGCTATTGCGGCAATTTGAATAGCCATCCGGACGTTCCTTGCTGGTGTTACAAGGCTGTTTTTCCTAAAGATGTGCTTGCCCTTATACCAAAAGAACTGCAGGGCAAAGCCTGCATTTGTCCCGATTGTCTTAGAACGCTCACATTATCTTTGCATCCCCCGCATGATTAA
- a CDS encoding 3-hydroxyacyl-CoA dehydrogenase, with the protein MNYKHITVAGSGVLGSQIAFQTAFKGFQVSIYDINDTVLETAKERLQGLKKRYQEDLAATQEDVNEAYGRISFYSDLAAATADADLVIEAIPEVVDIKVKFYNELGKTAPQKTVFATNSSTLLPSQFAEATGRPAQFLALHFANEIWKNNTAEVMKHPGTDMNVFQDVLQFAEAIGMVALPLHKEQPGYILNSLLVPLLESAQLLLSRGISDVETIDKTWKIATGAPLGPFAILDVVGINTAYHISLAKAKATGNAEFQKIADMLKTDYIDKGKLGKAAGEGFYSYTDGGKSN; encoded by the coding sequence ATGAACTACAAACACATTACAGTAGCAGGCAGCGGCGTTCTGGGCAGCCAAATCGCCTTTCAAACCGCATTCAAAGGATTTCAGGTTTCGATTTATGACATTAATGATACTGTATTAGAAACGGCCAAAGAGAGGCTTCAAGGATTAAAGAAACGTTATCAAGAGGACTTGGCTGCAACGCAAGAGGATGTAAACGAGGCTTATGGCCGGATTTCGTTCTACAGCGATCTGGCAGCGGCGACGGCCGATGCGGATCTCGTAATTGAAGCGATTCCCGAAGTTGTTGACATTAAAGTGAAATTTTATAACGAGCTTGGTAAAACGGCACCGCAAAAAACGGTATTTGCAACGAACTCGTCAACGCTGCTTCCGAGCCAATTCGCAGAAGCGACCGGCCGGCCGGCTCAGTTTTTGGCACTTCATTTTGCCAACGAAATATGGAAAAACAATACTGCAGAAGTGATGAAGCATCCCGGCACGGACATGAATGTTTTTCAGGATGTCCTTCAATTCGCGGAAGCGATCGGCATGGTGGCCTTGCCGCTCCATAAGGAGCAGCCGGGGTATATTCTGAACTCGCTGCTGGTTCCGCTCCTTGAATCCGCGCAGCTATTGCTGTCGAGAGGCATATCCGACGTGGAAACAATCGACAAAACGTGGAAAATCGCTACGGGAGCCCCGCTTGGTCCGTTCGCGATTTTGGACGTTGTTGGCATAAACACCGCATATCATATTTCGCTCGCGAAAGCTAAAGCTACCGGCAATGCGGAATTCCAAAAAATCGCCGACATGCTGAAAACGGACTACATTGATAAAGGCAAACTCGGCAAGGCGGCCGGTGAAGGCTTCTATTCTTATACAGACGGGGGCAAGTCCAATTAA
- a CDS encoding TetR/AcrR family transcriptional regulator — protein MAKPQTPPEPDKNKEVKEQILRAAKTLFTTRGYDGTSVRQICEEADVSLALVSYHFGGKEKLFYELFNPIREIFRNQQFDLADPEKALKQFCMEFVRNRYSENELINILQQELLMNSPRLDMLTDVFLPSWDHLRQILQACKQCDIIECPSVDTAVRFVMGTLMYSIQLPFLNQSGPAQTPEETARFAADYVLKGLSRR, from the coding sequence ATGGCTAAGCCCCAAACGCCTCCTGAACCGGATAAAAATAAAGAAGTAAAAGAGCAAATATTGCGCGCAGCCAAAACGTTATTTACAACAAGAGGATACGACGGGACCTCGGTAAGGCAGATTTGCGAGGAAGCAGATGTCTCCTTAGCGCTTGTCTCATATCATTTTGGCGGCAAAGAAAAGCTGTTTTATGAGCTGTTTAATCCGATTCGCGAAATATTCCGGAACCAGCAGTTCGATCTCGCCGATCCGGAGAAGGCGCTCAAACAGTTTTGCATGGAATTTGTGCGGAACCGTTACAGCGAGAACGAGCTCATTAATATATTGCAGCAGGAGCTGTTGATGAACAGCCCGAGGCTGGATATGCTGACCGATGTTTTCCTGCCTTCCTGGGATCATTTGCGCCAAATACTGCAAGCCTGCAAACAGTGCGATATCATTGAATGCCCATCCGTGGATACAGCCGTACGATTTGTAATGGGGACGCTGATGTATTCCATACAATTGCCGTTCTTGAATCAGAGCGGTCCGGCACAGACTCCGGAAGAGACAGCCCGGTTTGCAGCGGATTACGTGCTGAAAGGGCTAAGCCGGCGATAA
- a CDS encoding DHA2 family efflux MFS transporter permease subunit produces MNVSSEATAAVDLTQIKRGPIVAALIIGAFVAILNETLLNIAFPDLMTEFSISPATIQWLSTAYMLVIGILVPVTALLQQWFTTRQMFLSAMILFLAGTIVCGTAPAFSLLLIGRIIQALGTGLMLPVMMNTILVIFPPDKRGGAMGMIGLVIMFAPAIGPTLAGLIIDQLDWRWLFYLVIPLAAFSIVFAAAFLKNVSDLTRPKVDVWSIILSTIGFGGVVYGFSKAGEGSWSDPEVVWTIVIGGVGILLFVIRQLLVKNPMLELRTFRFPMFTLVTILMLVLMMTLFSTMILLPLFLQTALLMTAFKAGLTLMPGGIINGIMAPISGKLFDKYGPRLLVVPGIVLVLLAVWLFTGISVSTSAGYVITLHIILLVGISLVMMPAQTTGLNQLPRHLYPHGTAILNTLQQVSGAIGTALFISIMSSGTKDFLKSKPDGSPAEALVAGLHDAFFIAFLVGILALILGFFIKKVHPPKEDQQNGAEASAQQVQHE; encoded by the coding sequence GTGAATGTTTCCAGTGAAGCAACCGCCGCTGTCGATTTGACCCAAATCAAGCGCGGGCCAATTGTCGCTGCACTCATTATTGGCGCATTCGTAGCTATTTTGAACGAAACGCTGCTTAACATCGCTTTTCCGGACCTGATGACAGAATTCAGCATCTCGCCGGCAACGATTCAATGGCTGTCTACCGCTTATATGCTTGTTATCGGTATTCTTGTTCCGGTAACGGCGCTGCTCCAGCAGTGGTTTACGACAAGGCAGATGTTTTTATCTGCAATGATTTTGTTTCTGGCCGGCACAATTGTATGCGGAACCGCCCCGGCGTTCAGTCTGCTACTGATCGGCCGGATCATTCAAGCTCTCGGCACAGGTCTTATGCTCCCTGTTATGATGAACACAATCCTCGTTATTTTTCCTCCGGACAAACGGGGCGGAGCGATGGGGATGATCGGTCTCGTCATTATGTTCGCTCCGGCGATCGGCCCGACACTGGCCGGCTTAATCATTGATCAGCTGGACTGGCGCTGGCTGTTTTATCTGGTCATCCCGCTGGCCGCATTCTCTATTGTATTCGCAGCAGCTTTTTTGAAAAACGTATCCGATCTGACTAGGCCAAAGGTTGATGTATGGTCCATCATTTTATCTACGATCGGTTTTGGCGGGGTCGTATACGGCTTCAGCAAAGCCGGGGAAGGCTCATGGTCAGATCCTGAAGTCGTATGGACTATCGTGATCGGCGGCGTCGGAATCCTATTGTTTGTCATCCGCCAGCTGCTGGTGAAAAATCCGATGCTTGAGCTGCGGACGTTCCGGTTTCCGATGTTTACGCTCGTGACCATCTTGATGCTCGTGTTAATGATGACGTTGTTCTCGACGATGATTTTGCTGCCGCTGTTCCTCCAAACCGCCTTGCTGATGACGGCGTTCAAGGCTGGCTTAACTTTAATGCCCGGCGGCATTATTAACGGGATTATGGCGCCGATATCCGGCAAGCTGTTCGACAAATACGGGCCTCGCCTTCTGGTTGTGCCGGGTATTGTGCTGGTATTGCTTGCGGTGTGGCTGTTCACCGGCATTTCGGTAAGTACATCAGCGGGATACGTCATTACGCTTCATATTATATTGCTGGTCGGCATTTCTCTCGTTATGATGCCAGCCCAAACGACCGGGCTCAATCAGCTGCCCCGCCACCTGTACCCTCATGGTACAGCGATTCTGAACACGCTGCAGCAGGTGTCAGGCGCAATCGGCACGGCATTGTTTATTAGCATTATGTCCTCCGGCACCAAAGATTTCTTGAAATCCAAACCTGACGGCAGTCCTGCTGAAGCATTGGTAGCCGGTTTGCATGATGCATTTTTTATTGCCTTCCTAGTTGGGATATTGGCGCTTATTCTGGGCTTTTTCATTAAAAAAGTACATCCCCCTAAAGAAGACCAGCAGAACGGAGCTGAAGCTTCCGCTCAGCAGGTCCAGCATGAATAA
- a CDS encoding D-2-hydroxyacid dehydrogenase family protein: protein MKCAVLDDYQQVAETMADWQPVSERVEVKVFHNHFESEDELVQAVQDCEIIAIMRERTPFRRQLLERLPQLKLLVTTGMRNASVDMDAASEQGITVCGTRGGGEGTTELTWALILGLARKLVQENASLRAGGPWQSTVGADLYGKRLGLLGLGNIGGKVARIGQAFGMEVTAWSPNLTEERAASAGVKRASSKEEVLETGDFVSIHLVLGERTRGLIGAEELKRMKPTAYLINTSRGPIVDREALLEALRSGTLAGAGLDVYEQEPLPSDDPFRTLPNVLATPHIGYVTEASYRQFYTGIVEDIQAYLDGSPIRILNAKQ from the coding sequence ATGAAATGTGCCGTATTGGATGATTATCAGCAGGTTGCCGAAACCATGGCCGATTGGCAGCCGGTATCCGAACGTGTGGAGGTAAAAGTATTTCATAATCATTTTGAGAGCGAAGATGAGCTGGTGCAGGCCGTCCAAGATTGCGAGATTATAGCTATAATGCGGGAGAGAACGCCGTTCCGCCGGCAGCTGCTTGAACGGCTGCCACAGCTGAAGCTGCTGGTGACAACCGGCATGCGCAACGCTTCGGTTGATATGGATGCCGCTTCCGAGCAAGGCATCACCGTTTGCGGCACACGCGGCGGAGGCGAAGGGACAACGGAGCTGACATGGGCGCTAATATTAGGGCTTGCCCGCAAGCTGGTGCAGGAGAATGCATCGCTTCGCGCAGGAGGACCATGGCAAAGTACAGTTGGCGCCGATCTGTATGGCAAACGGCTTGGATTGCTTGGTCTTGGCAACATTGGAGGCAAAGTAGCCCGCATTGGACAAGCGTTCGGAATGGAGGTTACGGCCTGGAGCCCCAATCTGACGGAAGAAAGGGCGGCATCGGCAGGCGTTAAGCGGGCTTCCTCCAAGGAGGAAGTTCTGGAAACCGGCGATTTTGTCTCCATTCATCTCGTGCTTGGCGAACGCACAAGAGGGTTGATTGGCGCAGAAGAGCTTAAGCGGATGAAACCAACCGCTTATTTGATTAATACATCGCGCGGCCCGATCGTGGATCGGGAGGCGCTGCTAGAAGCGCTGCGCAGCGGCACGCTTGCAGGCGCCGGATTAGACGTATACGAGCAGGAGCCGCTGCCGTCCGATGATCCGTTCCGCACGCTGCCGAATGTGCTGGCAACGCCGCATATCGGTTATGTAACGGAGGCCTCATACCGTCAGTTTTATACCGGCATCGTCGAGGATATTCAAGCATACCTGGACGGATCGCCGATTCGCATTTTAAACGCAAAGCAGTAA
- a CDS encoding OsmC family protein — protein MADLNEYLQHKREALIARRKRSEQQPEKAVSKLNAKVKALGRSGVREIRIRDYRVISDSPPDFAGYDLGPSSPELQLGVLGSCLTHIALIQAAERKVSLRSLEVEVEGEMHALAGRSGYEHIPVYPHNIRYKLLIESDESEETIRALHEEIERVCPIFNLLQNPQQIEGQLVLHRPEAHHA, from the coding sequence ATGGCAGACTTAAACGAATATTTGCAGCACAAAAGAGAAGCGCTGATTGCCCGACGCAAACGGTCGGAGCAGCAGCCGGAAAAAGCGGTGTCGAAACTTAATGCGAAAGTAAAAGCGCTTGGCCGCAGCGGTGTCCGCGAAATTCGCATTCGCGACTACCGGGTAATCAGCGATAGTCCTCCGGATTTTGCCGGTTATGATCTCGGACCTTCCTCGCCGGAGCTTCAGCTTGGCGTGCTTGGCAGCTGTCTGACGCATATTGCGCTTATTCAAGCTGCGGAGCGTAAAGTGTCGCTTCGCTCACTGGAAGTCGAGGTGGAGGGTGAAATGCATGCGTTGGCCGGAAGATCGGGGTATGAGCATATTCCCGTATATCCGCATAACATCCGTTACAAGCTGCTGATCGAGTCGGACGAATCCGAAGAAACGATTCGTGCGCTGCATGAGGAAATCGAGCGGGTATGCCCGATTTTTAATCTGCTTCAAAATCCGCAGCAGATCGAAGGCCAGCTTGTCCTGCACCGCCCCGAGGCGCATCATGCCTGA